A portion of the Lolium rigidum isolate FL_2022 chromosome 1, APGP_CSIRO_Lrig_0.1, whole genome shotgun sequence genome contains these proteins:
- the LOC124659454 gene encoding putative cellulose synthase A catalytic subunit 11 [UDP-forming], which produces MDDSVSLQKAPPNTPEPELRAPSENDGDDDGPPPPEPLSSKVQLPSAQLSLYRAAVVLRAVLLALFLRYRVTHPVQDAYGLWLTSVACECWLALSWLAAQLTKLSPTNRATHLHALEKEEKDGRTLASVDVFVTAADSSREPPLATANTLLSVLAADYPAGRLACYVSDDGADMLLLEALAETARLARRWVPFCRAHGVEPRAPEPYFARGVDYLREKVAPSFVKERRAMKREYEQFKVRLNSLVARARKARPEDGWVMSDGTPWPGNDPRDHPAMIQALLGSGDDELPRLFYVSREKGPGFPHHGKAGAMNALLRVSAVLTNGDYVLNLDYDHYVNNSKAFREAMCFLMDPAAGNRTCFVQFPLRPAVHAADDVDPWTNRDSVFFDVDMKCMDGIQGPVYVGSGCCFNRKALYGFDPAMADDADDLETGRRKWCCFGARERRKRRLKRTMSVVPLLDSEDDDEETEGAKRRRLRSYRAALERHFGLSPLFIESAFGEQGLGGSPQPAAMVASPVLKEAIINVISCAYEERTKWGKEFGWIYGADAGDSVVTAFRMHARGWASAYCMPLRPAFRSYGECSPSEMLAGASRRAVAAMGILLSRHCPLWAAGTRMKPLQRLAYVNHVAYPLASLPLTVYCALSAACLLAGKSIFPNDVGYDAGVLLVLLLFSVIASVALELKWSGVSLRAWWLDEKLRVVIGTSAGLVAVFQGIFRACTGIDVGFSTDTTTTPVEEEEEEATTMHGSTLSVRWSNLLVPPISVLLGNLAGVVVAVSYGVDHGYESWSPLVWRLLFAAWVVAHLQGFLRGLLARRERAPTIAVLWSVLFVSILSLLWVNVQTYYAPAAATQQPIF; this is translated from the exons ATGGACGACAGCGTGAGCCTGCAGAAAGCGCCGCCGAACACGCCGGAGCCGGAGCTTCGTGCACCTTCAGAAAA TGACGGCGACGATgacgggcctcctcctccggaaCCTCTCAGCAGCAAGGTGCAGTTGCCGTCCGCTCAACTTAGCCTTTACCGCGCGGCCGTCGTGCTCCGTGCCGTCCTCCTGGCGCTCTTCCTCCGGTACCGCGTCACCCACCCGGTGCAGGACGCCTACGGTCTATGGCTGACCTCCGTCGCGTGCGAGTGCTGGCTCGCCCTCTCATGGCTCGCCGCCCAGCTGACGAAGCTCTCACCGACCAACCGCGCCACGCACCTCCACGCGCtcgagaaggaggagaaggacggcAGGACGCTGGCGAGCGTGGACGTGTTCGTGACCGCGGCCGACTCATCCAGGGAGCCGCCGCTGGCGACGGCGAACACGCTGCTCTCCGTGCTCGCGGCGGACTACCCGGCGGGCAGGCTCGCCTGCTACGTCTCCGACGACGGCGCCGACATGCTGCTCCTCGAGGCGCTCGCCGAGACGGCGCGACTCGCGCGGAGGTGGGTCCCGTTCTGCCGCGCGCACGGCGTGGAGCCGAGGGCGCCCGAGCCCTACTTCGCGCGCGGCGTCGACTACCTCCGGGAAAAGGTCGCGCCGTCCTTCGTCAAGGAGCGCCgcgccatgaagagggagtacgaGCAGTTCAAGGTGAGGTTGAACAGCCTCGTCGCCAGGGCGCGCAAGGCACGGCCGGAGGATGGGTGGGTCATGTCGGACGGCACGCCGTGGCCCGGGAACGACCCCAGAGACCATCCGGCCATGATACAGGCGCTTCTGGGCTCCGGCGATGACGAGCTCCCCCGGCTCTTCTACGTGTCGCGGGAGAAGGGGCCCGGGTTCCCGCATCACGGGAAAGCCGGCGCCATGAACGCATTG CTCCGGGTGTCTGCCGTTCTGACAAATGGCGACTACGTGCTCAACCTGGACTACGATCACTACGTCAACAACAGCAAAGCATTCAGGGAggcgatgtgtttcctgatggatCCGGCCGCAGGGAACAGGACATGCTTCGTCCAGTTCCCTCTGCGGCCCGCTGTCCACGCTGCAGATGACGTAGATCCATGGACGAACCGCGACTCCGTCTTCTTCGAT GTCGATATGAAATGCATGGACGGCATCCAGGGCCCGGTTTATGTCGGCTCCGGCTGCTGCTTCAACCGGAAGGCGCTCTACGGGTTCGACCCCGCGATGGCTGACGACGCCGACGACCTGGAGACCGGCCGCCGAAAGTGGTGCTGTTTCGGGGCGAGGGAGAGGCGGAAGCGGAGGCTGAAGAGGACCATGTCCGTCGTCCCGTTGCTGGACtccgaagacgacgacgaggaaaCAGAGGGGGCGAAGAGGCGGAGGCTGCGTTCGTACCGCGCCGCgttggagcggcacttcggcctgTCTCCATTGTTCATCGAGTCGGCGTTCGGAGAGCAAGGGCTAGGCGGCAGCCCGCAGCCCGCGGCCATGGTGGCGTCTCCTGTCCTCAAGGAGGCCATCATCAACGTCATCAGCTGCGCGTACGAGGAGCGGACGAAATGGGGCAAAGAG TTCGGGTGGATCTACGGCGCCGACGCCGGCGACAGTGTCGTGACGGCATTCAGGATGCACGCGCGCGGGTGGGCGTCGGCGTACTGCATGCCGTTGCGGCCTGCGTTCAGGAGCTACGGGGAATGCAGCCCCTCCGAGATGCTCGCCGGCGCTtcgcggcgagcggtggcggcCATGGGGATCCTGCTGAGCCGGCACTGCCCGCTCTGGGCCGCCGGCACCAGAATGAAGCCCCTGCAGCGGCTGGCATACGTGAACCACGTCGCGTACCCGCTCGCCTCCCTCCCGCTCACCGTCTACTGCGCGCTCTCGGCCGCCTGCCTCCTCGCGGGCAAGTCCATCTTCCCCAACGACGTGGGCTACGACGCCGGGGTCCTGCTCGTGCTCCTGCTGTTCTCGGTGATCGCGTCTGTGGCGCTGGAGCTGAAGTGGAGCGGGGTGTCTCTTCGGGCGTGGTGGCTGGACGAGAAGCTCCGGGTGGTCATCGGCACGTCGGCCGGCCTCGTCGCCGTGTTCCAGGGGATCTTTAGGGCGTGCACCGGCATCGACGTCGGCTTCTCGACGGACACAACAACGACGCCggttgaagaggaagaggaggaggcaaCGACGATGCATGGCTCGACACTGTCGGTGCGGTGGAGTAACCTTCTCGTGCCACCGATCAGCGTGTTGCTGGGCAACCTCGCCGGAGTGGTGGTGGCGGTATCGTACGGCGTGGACCATGGGTACGAATCATGGAGCCCGCTCGTTTGGAGACTACTATTCGCCGCCTGGGTGGTGGCGCACTTGCAGGGGTTCCTCAGAGGACTCCTTGCACGACGGGAGAGGGCGCCGACCATCGCCGTCCTCTGGTCGGTGCTCTTCGTCTCCATCCTGTCCCTGCTCTGGGTCAATGTCCAGACGTACTatgcgccggcggcggccacGCAGCAGCCGATCTTCTGA